One part of the Melitaea cinxia chromosome 8, ilMelCinx1.1, whole genome shotgun sequence genome encodes these proteins:
- the LOC123655928 gene encoding juvenile hormone acid O-methyltransferase-like, which translates to MVKYANEHYANDHTSFMVLDIEGDLPNELRGNFDHAFSFYAMHWIQNQEVGFRNIYDLLSEGGECFLVFMGQWPMFDVYRTLSRSTKWKLWMEDVERFISPYHDCQEPEKKVKQLMTSIGFTSVEVKCLQKTFVYPDLDVLKGSVTSINPFKIPKDLEEDYVVDFFNVLRDLRVIDHASSNVDEPIKATFNYHLIVAKGRK; encoded by the exons ATGGTAAAGTATGCTAATGAGCACTATGCGAATGATCACACCAGTTTTATGGTGTTGGACATTGAGGGCGACTTACCGAACGAGCTTCGAGGAAATTTTGATCACGCATTTTCATTCTACGCCATGCACTGGATCCAAAATCAAGA GGTTGGATTTAGAAACATATATGATCTACTATCAGAGGGTGGCGAGTGCTTTTTAGTGTTCATGGGTCAATGGCCAATGTTTGACGTTTATCGCACCCTATCTCGTTCAACAAAATGGAAGTTATGGATGGAAGATGTTGAACGCTTTATTTCACCCTATCATGACTGTCAG gaacCTGAAAAGAAGGTCAAACAATTGATGACGTCGATCGGATTCACTTCGGTGGAAGTCAAATGTTTGCAGAAGACATTTGTTTATCCCGACCTCGATGTACTCAAAG GATCTGTAACATCAATCAATCCTTTCAAAATACCAAAAGATTTAGAGGAAGATTATGTGGTAGATTTCTTTAATGTTCTCCGAGACTTGCGTGTTATTGATCATGCAAGCAGTAACGTCGATGAACCGATCAAAGCGACATTCAACTACCATCTTATTGTAGCCAAGGGAAGAAAATAG